The stretch of DNA GGATGAAAGTGAATTTTTTGAAATCAGTATGGATGTTTTTGAAGATAAAATTGAAATTGAAGTCATCCCTGATATTTCTCTTTTGGGAATTCAAGAAAAAGAAGAAAATAGATTTGCTTTACTAATTTTGGAGAATTTAGTTGATAAAGTAGAATTCAGAGAAAATAGTGTACTTTTAGTTAAAAATAAAGGATAAAAAAATGAAAAAGGTATATAACAAACCGGACTCAGAAGAAATAAAATCTCTATTTAGAGAATATTTTGAAAATCCCACACCAGAACTTAGAGACAAATTAATAGAAAAAAATCTATATATGGCTGAAATTTTAGCTAAAAAATATGTAAATCGTGGAATTGACTATGATGATCTATTCCAAGTTGCAAGTCTTGGATTAATCTATGCCATAGATAGATATGACATCTCAAAAGGCTTTGAATTTTCAAGTTTCGCTATGCCGACTATCGTCGGAGAAATAAAGAGATATTTCAGAGATAAGGGTTGGGTAATTCGGGTTCCAAGAAGAATACAAGAGAACTCTAAAAAAGTTAATAATGCAAAATATCATTTAACACAAGAGCTTGGAAGAACTCCAACAATTAAGGATATTGCAGACTATGTAGAACTTTCTGAAGAAGAAGTGTTGGAAATTATGGAAGCAAGTAAAGTTTATACACCTCAATCATTAGATCAAAGTTTTGAAAATTCAGATAGTGAAGACAAGGACACAAACTTAATTGATATTGTTGGAGAAGAAGATAAAGAATTCGACTTTATTGACAATCAAGATTTTATCAGAAAGACTCTAGACAAATTAACCGAAGTTGAAAAACAAATAATACTTGGAAGATATTTTGAACAAAAAACGCAAGTTGCCCTTGCAAAAGAGCTAAACATTTCACAGATGACAGTAAGCCGTCTCGAAAAAAAAGCCCTTGCAAAATTTAGAGAAGAATTGAATATGTAAATTTAGGAGAAAAATCAACGGATACCCGTTGATTTTTTTGTGGGGAAGTTGTTTTTATGTATCTACGATACATTTACTTTTGCTAAAGCAAAAGTATGAGATCTTTCGACTTCGTTTCACTTCGCTCAAGATGACGTATAAGGGAAATACCTCTGTTTGATAGCTAGACGTTAAAAGTAAATAAACATCAAATTATCTTTATAAATGTAGTAGAAAAAATATAATAAAAAATCATATAATTTTATTTAAAAAGATAGGCTATAAAATAATTCACGTCATAATACTTTGCATAAAAATTCCCCCAACACGTCATTTCGACTGTAGCGGAGCGGAGCGAATCTAGCCCTAACTCTGCTTACTTGTAAGCAGAAGTAGGTCTGATGGGGTAATTGTATCTTTAGATACAATTGCACTGGAAATCTCATAAAGCCCTGTGATTCTTAAAATAACTTTTATAGTCTATTTTGTTTGGATAAAAATTAGGGAAATTCAATATTATTATGCATCTATGATACATTTATATTTGCTTGTTTATATTTCTAAAAGAAATATTATTTAAACGAATTTTTTACTTTTTAACAAATGATTATAGTATAATTACTTGAAATTAAATAATTACTATGTTATTATCAATTTAATAGGAAGTTATTTTATTATAAAAAAATTCAAAAGTTACTTTAAAAATATTTTAGTGGGGAATGTTATGATAGAAGTAAAAGATTTAACTAAAGATTATCATATTAGAAAGGGATTGTTTAAACCTTTTAATATTGTGAATGCAGTAAAAGGAGTTTCCTTTTCTATTAATCAGGGAGAAAAAATAGGACTTATTGGGTTAAATGGTGCAGGAAAGAGTACATTAATGAAAATGATGTCCGGAGTATTAAAGCCTACAAGTGGAAGAATAAGGGTTAATGGGTTTGTACCATATAAAAGAGAGAATAGTTTTTTGAAAAGTATCGGAGTTGTTATGGGGCAAAAATCAATTTTGCTTTATGATATACCTGTTAAAGATTCTTTAAAATATTATAAGGAAGTCTATGGTATTGACGATAAAATTTTTAAAGAAAGACTTAATTATTATAATGAAATTTTGAATTTAAAGGAACTATATGATACTCCTGTTCGTAAATTATCATTTGGACAAAGAATGAGATGTGAACTTTGTGCATCACTATTACATAATCCCAAAGTTATATTTTTGGATGAACCCACAATAGGTCTTGATATAGTTGTTAAGAATGAAATACTTTCATTTTTAGATTATCTAAATAAAAACTCAAATACTACAATTTGTTTAACAACACATAATATTGATGAAATTGAAAAATTATGCAGTAGGCTAATAATTGTGGATAAGGGTCAAATTGTATTTGATGGAGATAAAAAATTATTCAATAATGTTAAATCCGATAAGATTATTAGATTTAAAAATGAGAATAATATTTCAATAGATTATTTGGAAAGTATTTCAAAAAAAGTGATTGATGGAGATGAGATTGAGCTTGTTGTTCTTGCAGATAGAGTAAATGAAATTGTATCATTTTTAGTTAAAAACTCAGTTTCAGATATAAATATTTCGGATGAGTCTTTAGAAGATTTGTTGATTAAATTTTACGGGGAGAATAACAGATGAGAAAATTAATTTTAATTTCGCTTAAAAACTCTCTAAAATTAGTTACTATATATCCAATTCATACCGTTATGACTTTTATATACGCATTACTTAGTATTGTTCTAAATTTATTATTTTGGTTGGTTCTAACTAGCAATTTTGGAGAAATAGGACTTTATGGAATAAAAGAAATTATGGTTTTAAATATGTTTGCTTTGCTTGCAGATTCGCTGGGTGGATTTTTCTTTGGATACAGAGATTTACCATATTGTATAAATGATGGAAGCTATGATAAATATCTTATTCTTCCAAGGAGAGATATTTTCTTGTTTTTAATTGAAAACATACCGATAGTCTATATGATACAACAATTTTTAATGTTTATTATTGGTTTTTTTGTTATAATTTTTGCTTATGAAATAAGTTTTAGTATATTTAATTTTTTAATGGCCATTATTTTTTTAGCTATCGGAGTTTTGATACTTAATTTATTTTATGGAAGTCTTACAATGTTATCTTTCTTAATTGATAGATTTGAGGGATTTCGTGAGTTGATTTTCAGTTTAAATATTACAAAAAATTATCCTTTAACTATTTTTCCAAAATTTGTTCAAATAATTTTAACTTATGTTATACCAATGTCTTTAATTTCTTATTATCCTACAATGTGTTTCTTTGGAAGGATAAATAATTTTAAATTTTTGGTTTTTGAAATTGTTATTTTAATAGTTTTCGCTTTGTTATACGAATTTATATATAAGAAAGCTATATTAAAATATACATCAAATGGAGGCTAAAATGAAAAAATATTTTGTTTTGATAAGTTTAGAATTAAAGAAGATGAAAGAATATTTTCTAAATGTAATTATGATGATTTCAACGCTTCCTGTTCAAATAATGATTTATATTTTTATGATTTATTGGCTAAATGAATATCAAAAATTGGGAGAATTTAAGTTTTCGTTTTTTATAATGTATTACATTTCAATTTTGATATTAAAATCAATAATGATGCCTGCCGGAACAGTATGTTATTATGTGTATGAAGATATAAGAAGTGGTGATTTGGATAGATACTTATTACTTCCTATTTCATATATTAAGAAAAAATATTTTGAGAATTTTGCAAATTTTATTATTTCATTTCCACTTGGATTTTTAATAATAATGATAGCAAATTTATTCTTGCAAACAGGTGAAAAATTAATATTTTTAAACATAATTTACTTTTTTATCTCCGCATTGCTAGGATTTACAATTTTATTTTTCATATTTGAAATAGTTGGAATTCTATCCTTTTGGTTTGA from Parvimonas micra encodes:
- a CDS encoding ATP-binding protein codes for the protein MDKIFVKFPSEKKYISTLRLSISSIANTISMDIENIEDLKVSISEVLNLFVDESEFFEISMDVFEDKIEIEVIPDISLLGIQEKEENRFALLILENLVDKVEFRENSVLLVKNKG
- a CDS encoding SigB/SigF/SigG family RNA polymerase sigma factor, which produces MKKVYNKPDSEEIKSLFREYFENPTPELRDKLIEKNLYMAEILAKKYVNRGIDYDDLFQVASLGLIYAIDRYDISKGFEFSSFAMPTIVGEIKRYFRDKGWVIRVPRRIQENSKKVNNAKYHLTQELGRTPTIKDIADYVELSEEEVLEIMEASKVYTPQSLDQSFENSDSEDKDTNLIDIVGEEDKEFDFIDNQDFIRKTLDKLTEVEKQIILGRYFEQKTQVALAKELNISQMTVSRLEKKALAKFREELNM
- a CDS encoding ABC transporter ATP-binding protein, which produces MIEVKDLTKDYHIRKGLFKPFNIVNAVKGVSFSINQGEKIGLIGLNGAGKSTLMKMMSGVLKPTSGRIRVNGFVPYKRENSFLKSIGVVMGQKSILLYDIPVKDSLKYYKEVYGIDDKIFKERLNYYNEILNLKELYDTPVRKLSFGQRMRCELCASLLHNPKVIFLDEPTIGLDIVVKNEILSFLDYLNKNSNTTICLTTHNIDEIEKLCSRLIIVDKGQIVFDGDKKLFNNVKSDKIIRFKNENNISIDYLESISKKVIDGDEIELVVLADRVNEIVSFLVKNSVSDINISDESLEDLLIKFYGENNR
- a CDS encoding ABC transporter permease, which translates into the protein MRKLILISLKNSLKLVTIYPIHTVMTFIYALLSIVLNLLFWLVLTSNFGEIGLYGIKEIMVLNMFALLADSLGGFFFGYRDLPYCINDGSYDKYLILPRRDIFLFLIENIPIVYMIQQFLMFIIGFFVIIFAYEISFSIFNFLMAIIFLAIGVLILNLFYGSLTMLSFLIDRFEGFRELIFSLNITKNYPLTIFPKFVQIILTYVIPMSLISYYPTMCFFGRINNFKFLVFEIVILIVFALLYEFIYKKAILKYTSNGG
- a CDS encoding ABC transporter permease; this encodes MKKYFVLISLELKKMKEYFLNVIMMISTLPVQIMIYIFMIYWLNEYQKLGEFKFSFFIMYYISILILKSIMMPAGTVCYYVYEDIRSGDLDRYLLLPISYIKKKYFENFANFIISFPLGFLIIMIANLFLQTGEKLIFLNIIYFFISALLGFTILFFIFEIVGILSFWFENTLSLRDIVWIVIQIFSGEMIPLFLLTERFQFLNYLPISYIYYYPVMILQGKSGNILYVFLMQIIWIAVLFSIANFAFKIGVNKYESQGG